One window from the genome of Schistocerca piceifrons isolate TAMUIC-IGC-003096 chromosome 1, iqSchPice1.1, whole genome shotgun sequence encodes:
- the LOC124791346 gene encoding uncharacterized protein LOC124791346 produces MSSNLVMVLFGACLLVLHAPYAAAQGIPAIFFGPEGGAQEIGIPEILQGTVDGDDGAPEIGILEFSVGPVGGDDDEMGIPEFVPGTVDGDDGDFGGELPIGIGPVVETSSESSNSTEQSTTATEAQTEATTTEQASRVGKGNSRHIANSRTASHAKARTAAKARAIAKARTAAKARTAAKKAGRAVHKA; encoded by the exons ATGAGCAGCAACTTGGTAATGGTTCTGTTCGGCGCGTGTCTGCTCGTGCTACACGCTCCTTACGCTGCTGCTCAGGGTATTCCCGCAATCTTTTTTGGGCCAGAGGGTGGTGCTCAAGAGATAGGTATCCCCGAAATCCTACAAGGGACAGTGGATGGCGACGATGGTGCTCCAGAGATAGGTATTCTCGAATTCTCTGTTGGGCCAGTGGGTGGTGACGATGATGAGATGGGTATCCCCGAATTCGTTCCTGGGACAGTGGATGGCGACGATGGTGACTTTGGAGGCGAGCTGCCTATTGGAATCGGGCCAGTCGTCGAAACGAGCAGCGAGAGCAGCAATTCTACAGAACAGTCGACAACCGCGACCGAGGCCCAGACGGAGGCCACTACCACCGAACAAG CATCCCGTGTGGGCAAAGGCAATTCGAGGCACATCGCAAACTCAAGGACTGCATCTCACGCCAAAGCCAGGACAGCTGCTAAAGCCAGGGCAATAGCCAAAGCCAGGACAGCTGCCAAAGCCAGAACAGCTGCCAAGAAGGCAGGCAGAGCAGTGCACAAGGCGTGA